One part of the Desulfobacterales bacterium genome encodes these proteins:
- a CDS encoding AsmA family protein: protein MITTRKIMFIFFILLLLSFSASMANTGDINLEMSCKVINHDFFKNFSAQGHIQVNSEKLIEFINRITSNSFSFGDTSILSSASFESDFKANYNSLYLDNINLKIDSTLIKGFFVIENLKKPSIKFKLKGNQIDIDKYISISNSINQKQTVEKDDKQKENSKNDSINKIKNISFNGILEFDLVKFHNLEINNFFVDASAEKGIISLAPVSGGLYGGKYLCNFNADFSQKDPAYLLNLKVENVAIHEFIKALSGNDKISGNFHAYAALISKGLYFKEIISNLNGNSEFLLNNGKLKGMYFLPSVVIDEIFSYMSNLGKNDYSKEEFFKERSIKRVRGILKISDGVIENNDFIFIADFLEALGKGKFDIAHLKADYALKIDISGFPIIPIFVKGPVSDINVSLDRMEFTKNTAIGVVKAPLNLSKEVLNLGTSILDKGITFIDKGSDALGDNGASKVGKGVLSIGKGILDVGKGVLDVGKDIIDGGKNIIKKED, encoded by the coding sequence ATGATAACTACTCGAAAAATAATGTTTATTTTTTTTATTTTGCTATTATTATCTTTTAGCGCATCTATGGCTAATACTGGAGATATAAACCTTGAAATGTCATGCAAAGTTATTAATCATGATTTTTTTAAAAATTTTTCAGCTCAAGGGCATATTCAAGTAAATAGTGAAAAATTAATTGAATTTATAAATAGAATAACTTCAAATTCATTTTCTTTTGGCGATACCTCTATTTTGAGTTCGGCAAGCTTTGAATCGGATTTTAAGGCTAATTACAATAGTCTTTATCTTGATAATATAAATTTAAAAATTGATTCTACTTTAATAAAAGGTTTTTTTGTAATAGAAAATTTAAAAAAACCTTCTATTAAATTCAAATTAAAAGGAAATCAAATCGATATTGATAAATATATATCTATTTCAAATAGCATCAATCAAAAACAAACTGTTGAAAAGGACGATAAACAAAAAGAAAACTCAAAAAATGATTCAATAAACAAAATTAAAAACATTTCGTTTAACGGTATTTTAGAATTTGATTTAGTTAAATTCCACAATTTAGAAATTAATAATTTTTTTGTGGATGCTAGCGCTGAAAAAGGTATTATCAGCTTGGCTCCTGTATCAGGAGGCCTCTATGGAGGTAAATATCTATGTAATTTTAATGCCGATTTTTCCCAAAAAGATCCAGCCTATTTATTAAATTTAAAAGTTGAAAATGTAGCTATTCATGAGTTTATTAAGGCACTGTCCGGAAATGACAAAATTTCTGGAAACTTTCATGCTTATGCTGCTTTAATTTCTAAAGGGCTTTATTTTAAAGAAATAATATCTAATTTAAATGGAAACTCTGAATTTTTATTAAATAATGGAAAATTAAAAGGTATGTACTTTCTTCCTTCAGTAGTTATAGATGAAATATTCAGCTATATGAGTAATTTAGGGAAAAATGATTATTCTAAAGAAGAATTTTTTAAAGAGCGTTCAATAAAAAGAGTTAGAGGGATCTTAAAAATTTCAGATGGCGTTATTGAAAATAATGACTTTATTTTTATAGCTGATTTTCTGGAGGCTTTAGGGAAAGGCAAATTTGATATAGCTCATTTAAAGGCTGATTATGCTTTAAAAATTGATATTTCTGGATTTCCAATTATTCCGATTTTTGTTAAGGGTCCTGTTTCTGATATCAATGTTTCCCTCGATAGAATGGAGTTCACCAAAAATACTGCTATAGGAGTTGTTAAGGCCCCTCTTAATTTGAGCAAAGAAGTATTAAATTTAGGAACATCTATACTTGATAAAGGCATAACTTTTATTGATAAAGGTTCTGACGCATTAGGTGATAACGGAGCGTCAAAGGTTGGGAAAGGTGTTCTTTCAATCGGCAAAGGTATTCTTGACGTTGGTAAAGGTGTTCTTGACGTTGGTAAAGACATAATAGATGGGGGTAAAAATATTATAAAAAAAGAGGATTAG
- a CDS encoding exopolyphosphatase: MRLLTRSDFDGLVCAVFLVEKGIVDEYKFVHPKDIQDGKVEVTKNDVLANIPYVNGCGLWFDHHSSEDERLNLSTLEFQGACKPEPSAAQVIWDYYGGENVFGKHFLPLLDAVNKSDSGNLTADQILNPKGWFLISFVMDPRTGLGRFRDYRISNYQLMEDMIQYCRTKTAEEILQLPDVVERTNRYFEHQKHFEEMLRKSCTIHDNVIVTNLINDDIIFCGNRFCVYALYPEQNIEIRIMWGKDKQNVVFTCGHSILNRTSKTNVGKLMLEYFGGGHEKVGTCQILVEDWENVLNELIDRMKKDG; the protein is encoded by the coding sequence ATGAGACTTTTAACTAGGTCAGATTTTGACGGTTTAGTGTGCGCTGTTTTTTTAGTAGAAAAAGGGATTGTTGATGAATACAAATTTGTGCATCCAAAGGATATTCAAGATGGTAAAGTTGAAGTGACTAAAAATGATGTTTTAGCAAATATCCCTTATGTAAATGGCTGTGGTTTATGGTTTGACCATCACTCAAGCGAAGATGAAAGGCTTAATCTTTCTACGCTTGAATTTCAAGGAGCCTGTAAACCCGAACCAAGTGCCGCTCAAGTAATCTGGGATTATTATGGGGGAGAAAATGTATTTGGAAAACATTTCTTACCTTTGTTAGATGCTGTAAATAAAAGTGACTCAGGAAATCTGACAGCTGATCAAATATTAAACCCAAAAGGTTGGTTTCTTATTTCTTTTGTAATGGATCCTCGCACCGGACTTGGACGATTTAGAGATTATCGCATAAGCAATTATCAGCTTATGGAAGATATGATTCAATACTGTAGGACAAAAACGGCTGAAGAAATTTTGCAGTTACCCGATGTTGTTGAAAGAACTAATCGATATTTTGAGCATCAAAAACATTTTGAAGAGATGCTTAGAAAAAGCTGTACAATTCACGATAATGTGATAGTTACAAATTTAATTAATGACGATATAATATTCTGCGGAAACCGTTTTTGTGTCTATGCCCTATATCCTGAGCAAAACATTGAAATAAGAATAATGTGGGGTAAAGACAAACAAAATGTAGTTTTTACCTGCGGACACAGTATACTTAATCGAACCAGTAAAACAAACGTTGGCAAGCTTATGCTTGAATATTTTGGCGGAGGCCATGAAAAAGTAGGGACTTGTCAAATTTTGGTAGAGGACTGGGAAAACGTTTTAAATGAACTTATTGATCGCATGAAAAAAGATGGATAA